The following are encoded in a window of Podospora pseudoanserina strain CBS 124.78 chromosome 6, whole genome shotgun sequence genomic DNA:
- a CDS encoding hypothetical protein (COG:L; EggNog:ENOG503NW43), with the protein MAYIAPIHRPSSVDHALLANVYSEEEQSLVLSRTNRVEVWRPSPDGLLSQAHTTNVNGTIAMLQKLRPKDAETDLLFVGTDRFEYFTLYWNRETSQMETTNATRDPGEHFMRNSQSLDRAIVDPSGRFIAMHLWEGVMTIARLGTRKTNAAQLDWMGQIRLAELFIKASTFLHNETGHPTVAFLYQTSANAQDSKLATYRLTSDDRNTVASEFNAQKHRIIDITIADAGANMLIPVRKVEEEVKRHNFRNTGSAKPHLGGVVVVGETRLLYIDDVTKATVESKLDKASIFVKWAEYNVQTYFLADDYGSLHLLTINTDGAEVKGMVLTKIGVTSRPSELVYLGNEMLFVASHHGDSRLFQLDLSADKPADKPFLTLIQTISNIGPIMDFAVMDMGNRGGEDSQLGNEYSSGQARIVCGSGVYKDGSLRSVRSGVGLEDVGLLLEDLGQHVRGVFSLRGAVGEGKMDTLAVSFLTETRVFRFDSEGGVEEVGDFMGFGLDCQTLLARNLGGGMILQVTTRGVVLVDAESGVTVATWVPRDENTIINASADGEWLLLSVEGTGLVSISTAGNELQLVKEKDISQQDQVACIHVAPQLQGIGVVGFWTSGTVSIIDLNTLEPMHGESLRQSQDDASIPREVVLVQVASPKVSGPTLFVAMEDGHVVTFNISADFEFSGKKQVILGTRQARLHLLPQDNDSIYSILATTEHPSLIYGEENRIVYSAVTAEEAMFICPFDTEAFPDSIIVATDTQIKISKIDRTRRTHVRELPMGEMVRRIAYSPKEKVFGLGCIKRSLVDGDEVVQSSFRLVDEVIFQPVGKTFQLERTNYVELVEAVVRAELPDSYGNPAERFIVGTSFLPDPDYAMTGEHRGRILVFGIDDNKDPYLILSHLTKGVCRCLEVLDGNKIVAGLAKTVAIARYDETSTTTATLTRLASYKPSTHPIQIAAQGNIIGVADVMKSMTLVEYMPGDKDRLVEVARHWQSAAGTALCHVDGDDWLEADDQGNLMMLRRNADAVVMEDRKIMSVTAEMNLGEMVNRIRAVRVETSRGAMVVPRAFLGTVNGGIYMFGTVAPEAQDLLLRFQEKLARVVHTAGEIDFNCYRAFRNAEREGSEPVRFLDGELLERFLDQDEATQREICEGLGPSLEHMRNVVEELRRMH; encoded by the exons ATGGCCTACATCGCCCCAATCCACCGGCCAAGCAGTGTCGACCATGCCCTGCTCGCCAATGTCTATTCAGAAGAGGAGCAGAGCTTGGTTCTCTC ACGAACAAACCGAGTAGAAGTATGgcgcccctcccccgacggcctcctctcccaagcccacaccaccaacgtcAACGGCACCATCGCCATGCTCCAAAAACTCCGACCAAAAGATGCCGAAACAGACCTCTTATTTGTCGGAACCGACCGCTTCGAGTACTTCACCCTCTACTGGAACCGGGAAACGTCCCAAATGGAAACCACGAATGCGACCCGCGACCCTGGAGAGCACTTTATGCGCAACTCGCAGTCCCTCGACAGAGCGATTGTCGACCCGTCAGGACGGTTCATCGCCATGCACCTATGGGAAGGCGTCATGACGATCGCCCGCCTCGGCACCCGCAAGACAAACGCGGCGCAGCTGGACTGGATGGGACAGATCAGGCTGGCGGAACTGTTTATCAAGGCCTCGACTTTTTTGCATAACGAGACGGGACACCCGACGGTTGCTTTTCTTTACCAGACTAGCGCTAATGCGCAGGATTCGAAGCTGGCGACGTACCGCCTTACGTCTGACGACAGGAACACGGTGGCCAGCGAGTTCAACGCGCAGAAACACAGGATCATTGATATCACGATTGCGGATGCGGGGGCGAATATGTTGATTCCCgtgaggaaggtggaggaggaagtgaaGAGGCACAACTTTCGCAATACGGGATCGGCTAAGCCGCAtcttgggggggttgttgtggtgggggagacgAGACTGCTCTATATTGACGACGTGACAAAGGCGACGGTGGAATCGAAGCTTGACAAGGCGAGCATTTTTGTCAAGTGGGCCGAGTACAATGTTCAGACGTATTTCCTCGCGGATGACTACGGCTCGTTGCACTTGTTGACGATCAACACGGACGGggcggaggtgaaggggatggTCTTGACCAAGATTGGGGTCACGAGCAGGCCGAGCGAGCTGGTTTATCTGGGGAATGAGATGCTGTTTGTGGCGAGTCACCATGGGGATTCGCGACTGTTTCAGCTTGACTTGAGCGCGGATAAGCCGGCGGACAAACCTTTCCTGACGCTGATCCAGACGATATCGAATATTGGGCCGATTATGGACTTCGCGGTGATGGACATGGGGAAtagagggggggaggatagCCAGTTGGGGAATGAGTACTCTTCGGGGCAGGCGAGGATTGTTTGCGGGAGTGGGGTTTACAAGGATGGGTCATTGAGGAGTGTGAGGAGCGGCGTTGGGCTGGAGGatgtggggttgttgttggaggatcTTGGGCAGCatgtgaggggggtgttCTCGTTGAGGggggcggttggggaggggaagatggaCACGCTTGCTGTGAGCTTTTTGACCGAGACGAGGGTTTTCAGGTTTGACTCTGAGGgtggggtggaagaggtggggGACTTTATGGGTTTTGGGTTGGATTGCCAGAcgttgttggcgaggaatcttgggggtgggatgattTTGCAGGTTACGACgaggggggttgtgttgGTCGATGCTGAAAGTGGGGTTACGGTGGCGACGTGGGTGCCTCGGGATGagaacaccatcatcaatgcTTCTGCGGACGGGGagtggctgttgttgtcggtggaAGGGACGGGGCTGGTGTCGATCAGTACTGCTGGGAACGAGCTGcagttggtgaaggagaaggatatTAGCCAGCAGGATCAGGTTGCTTGCATACATGTTGCGCCGCAGTTACAAGGGATCGGtgtggttgggttttggaCGTCAGGGACGGTGTCGATTATTGACTTGAACACACTTGAGCCAATGCATGGGGAGTCACTACGGCAGAGCCAGGACGACGCGTCGATACctcgggaggtggtgcttgtTCAGGTGGCTTCGCCTAAGGTGTCAGGGCCAACGCTCTTCGTCGCCATGGAGGATGGCCATGTTGTCACGTTCAACATCTCGGCCGATTTTGAGTTTTCGGGGAAGAAACAGGTTATCCTTGGTACACGGCAAGCCAggcttcacctcctcccgcaaGACAACGACAGCATCTACAGCATCCTGGCCACGACGGAGCACCCAAGCTTGATCTACGGCGAAGAGAACAGGATAGTATACTCGGCTGTCACCGCAGAGGAGGCCATGTTCATTTGTCCTTTTGATACAGAGGCATTCCCCGATTCGATCATTGTGGCGACGGACACACAGATTAAGATCTCCAAGATCGACCGCACGAGACGAACACACGTTCGCGAGTTACCCATGGGCGAGATGGTTCGTAGGATCGCCTACTCGCCAAAGGAAAAGGTGTTTGGTCTGGGTTGTATCAAGCGGTCGTTGGTGGACGGGGATGAGGTTGTCCAGAGCTCGTTTAGGCTGGTGGATGAGGTTATTTTCCAGCCTGTCGGTAAGACTTTTCAACTTGAGAGGACAAATTACGTGGAGCTGGTTGAGGCGGTTGTCAGGGCTGAGCTTCCAGACTCGTATGGGAATCCTGCCGAACGGTTTATTGTCGGGACGAGCTTCTTGCCTGACCCGGATTATGCCATGACTGGTGAACACCGAGGGAGGATTTTGGTGTTTGGAATTGATGATAACAAGGACCCCTACTTAATCCTGAGCCACCTTACCAAGGGTGTGTGCAGGTGTCTGGAAGTCTTGGACGGGAATAAGATTgtggctgggctggccaAGACGGTGGCGATTGCGAGATATGACGAGACTTctacgacgacggcgacgttGACGAGGCTGGCTTCGTACAAGCCGTCGACGCATCCGATTCAGATTGCGGCGCAGGGGAATATTATTGGGGTGGCGGACGTGATGAAGAGTATGACGCTGGTTGAGTACATGCCTGGTGACAAGGAcaggctggtggaggtggccaGGCATTGGCAGTCGGCTGCGGGCACCGCGCTGTGtcatgttgatggggatgacTGGCTGGAGGCGGATGATCAGGGGAACctgatgatgttgaggaggaatgCGGAtgcagtggtgatggaggataGGAAGATTATGAGCGTGACGGCGGAGATGAatttgggggagatggtgaacAGGATCAGGGCGGTGAGGGTTGAGACGAGTAggggggcgatggtggtgccgaGGGCGTTTTTGGGGACG GTCAATGGCGGGATTTACATGTTCGGCACCGTTGCGCCCGAGGCTCAGGACTTGCTATTACGATTCCAGGAAAAGCTGGCGAGGGTTGTACACACGGCGGGGGAGATCGACTTCAACTGCTACAGGGCATTTAGAAATGcagaaagggaggggagcgAGCCGGTTAGATTCCTAGACGGGGAGCTATTAGAGCGGTTTCTAGACCAGGACGAGGCAACGCAGAGGGAGATTTGTGAGGGTTTGGGGCCGAGTTTAGAGCACATGAGGAAtgttgtggaggagttgaggcGGATGCACTGA